One segment of Brassica napus cultivar Da-Ae chromosome C3, Da-Ae, whole genome shotgun sequence DNA contains the following:
- the LOC106383342 gene encoding uncharacterized protein LOC106383342 — protein sequence MGEAKILVEVELDKPFPKLIALDDKKGNIYLVDVEYSWIPSACERCGALGHREKRCLLPPKPLGSAVIIKETPSPNEEIPMVNIGLLQNTPSPHVNHLEPNLQSPSGHQAHETPKNLFVTTPSEDVTSGPITHSHEVHSTSCLKIDDTLPMLAATITAPSQTQIMEEIPSQVNIFEAAHASENEQPVGPLSPLTPNHHHFHMEPETPLAYGKETGLDVVGKTSSYNLTRGGRPIKPTQKVQEMEWTNVRGKGKKGRRGRGNHFH from the coding sequence ATGGGGGAAGCAAAAATTTTAGTTGAGGTTGAGCTAGACAAACCGTTCCCAAAGCTAATTGCTCTTGATGACAAAAAAGGCAATATTTACTTGGTAGATGTGGAGTATTCTTGGATTCCTAGCGCGTGTGAAAGATGTGGAGCACTTGGCCATAGAGAGAAGAGGTGTTTACTTCCTCCAAAGCCACTTGGATCTGCTGTTATTATAAAAGAAACTCCTAGTCCAAATGAAGAGATCCCAATGGTGAATATAGGATTGTTGCAAAACACCCCTAGTCCACATGTCAACCACTTGGAACCAAACTTGCAATCACCTTCTGGCCACCAAGCACATGAGACTCCAAAAAACTTGTTTGTCACTACTCCTTCTGAGGATGTAACTTCTGGTCCGATCACACACTCACATGAGGTACACTCTACCTCTTGTTTAAAGATTGATGATACTTTACCTATGTTAGCAGCCACAATCACTGCGCCCTCTCAGACACAAATTATGGAAGAAATTCCATCACAAGTTAACATTTTCGAAGCCGCCCATGCTTCTGAAAATGAGCAACCAGTTGGTCCTCTCTCGCCTCTCACTCCTAACCATCATCATTTCCACATGGAGCCGGAGACTCCTCTTGCTTATGGAAAAGAAACTGGTTTAGACGTGGTTGGAAAAACCTCTAGTTATAACTTAACTAGAGGAGGAAGACCAATAAAACCAACACAAAAGGTTCAAGAAATGGAATGGACAAATGTTAGAGGAAAGGGTAAAAAAGGTCGACGTGGCCGAGGAAACCATTTCCACTAG
- the LOC106384857 gene encoding cytochrome P450 71B7: MSPLLCFLSLLSILLFSFLIFFKKLKSGKLPPGPQKLPIIGNLHNLNGLAHTCFQNLSQKFGPVMLLRLGYVPTVVISSREGAEEALKTHDLECCSRPETVATRMLSYNFKDIGFAPYGEEWKSLRKLVVMELLNAKKLKSFKYIREEENDILVKKLRECALTGSPVNLTKALFTLVASVVCRLAFGIDIHKCEFIDEDNVADLVHKFELLIDGFAFSDFFPGVGWFIDQISGQNKTLNNVFSELDTFFQKVLDEHLKPEGRVSESPDVVDVMVDLMEKQGKDGDSFKLTTDHFKGIISDIFLAGVNTSAITLAWAMTELIRNRRAMKKVQDEIRTTLGDKKERLTEDDLSQLHYFKLMVKETFRLHPAAPLLLPREAMSEIKIQGYDIPAKTQMIINVYSIARDPKIWTNPDEFNPDRFLESSIDYKGLNYELLPFGSGRRICPGMMMGIANVEMGLLNLLYFFDWGMPEGKTVNDMDLEETGSIIVSKKATLELVPFINN, from the exons ATGTCACCCTTGCTCTGTTTCCTCTCACTCTTatccattttattattttctttcttgatCTTCTTTAAGAAACTCAAAAGTGGGAAGCTTCCTCCGGGACCACAGAAGCTTCCGATCATTGGAAACTTACACAACCTCAACGGACTGGCTCACACATGTTTTCAAAACCTCTCCCAAAAGTTCGGACCAGTGATGCTTCTCCGTTTAGGATATGTCCCCACGGTCGTGATCTCATCGAGAGAAGGTGCAGAGGAAGCTCTCAAGACCCACGATCTTGAATGTTGCAGCCGACCAGAGACTGTCGCGACCAGGATGCTCTCGTACAACTTCAAAGACATCGGGTTCGCGCCTTATGGTGAGGAATGGAAATCTTTAAGAAAGCTCGTGGTTATGGAGCTCTTGAACGCGAAGAAGCTCAAATCGTTCAAGTATATTAGAGAGGAAGAGAATGACATTTTGGTCAAGAAACTGAGAGAGTGTGCACTGACGGGATCACCCGTGAATCTTACGAAGGCCCTTTTCACGCTGGTTGCGAGCGTCGTGTGTAGGCTCGCGTTTGGTATAGATATTCACAAGTGCGAGTTCATCGATGAGGACAACGTTGCGGATCTAGTTCATAAGTTTGAGTTGCTCATCGATGGTTTTGCGTTCTCTGATTTCTTCCCTGGAGTGGGTTGGTTTATCGACCAGATATCAGGACAGAACAAGACACTGAACAATGTTTTCTCGGAGCTAGACACGTTCTTCCAGAAAGTGCTCGATGAACATCTGAAGCCTGAAGGAAGAGTATCAGAGAGCCCTGATGTCGTTGACGTGATGGTTGATCTGATGGAGAAGCAAGGGAAAGACGGTGACTCGTTCAAGCTCACCACAGATCATTTCAAAGGAATCATCTCG GACATATTTCTAGCAGGTGTAAACACAAGCGCCATCACTCTAGCCTGGGCCATGACAGAGCTGATCCGAAACCGTAGAGCAATGAAGAAAGTACAAGACGAGATTCGGACAACACTCGGAGACAAGAAGGAGAGACTCACAGAAGATGATCTCAGCCAGCTTCACTACTTCAAGCTCATGGTCAAGGAAACATTCAGATTACACCCAGCTGCTCCTCTTTTACTTCCAAGAGAGGCAATGTCTGAGATCAAGATCCAAGGCTATGACATCCCAGCTAAAACCCAGATGATCATCAATGTATACTCGATCGCACGCGATCCAAAAATTTGGACAAACCCAGATGAGTTTAATCCTGATAGGTTTCTGGAGAGTTCGATAGATTACAAAGGACTGAACTATGAGCTGTTACCATTTGGGTCTGGTAGGAGAATATGTCCAGGGATGATGATGGGGATAGCTAACGTGGAAATGGGATTGTTGAACTTGCTCTACTTCTTCGACTGGGGAATGCCTGAAGGGAAGACTGTGAATGACATGGACTTGGAAGAAACTGGATCCATCATTGTCAGCAAGAAAGCAACTCTTGAGCTTGTTCCATTTATTAATAACTGA